One Terriglobales bacterium DNA window includes the following coding sequences:
- a CDS encoding amino acid permease: MANRLFATKSLDVLMRESVDTGHGLKRALSAIDLTMLGVGAIIGAGIFVLTGQAAAQHAGPAVVLSFVAAAIACVFAGLCYAEMASMIPIAGSAYT, from the coding sequence ATGGCAAACCGGCTCTTCGCCACGAAGTCGCTCGATGTTCTCATGCGTGAATCGGTCGACACAGGACACGGGCTGAAGCGCGCGCTCAGCGCTATCGATCTCACGATGCTGGGTGTTGGTGCCATCATCGGCGCCGGAATCTTCGTGCTGACCGGGCAGGCTGCAGCCCAGCACGCGGGCCCGGCGGTCGTACTTTCCTTCGTGGCGGCAGCAATCGCCTGCGTTTTCGCAGGCTTGTGCTATGCCGAGATGGCTTCAATGATCCCGATCGCCGGCAGCGCCTACACTTA